The Thalassococcus sp. S3 genome includes a window with the following:
- a CDS encoding cobalamin-dependent protein has protein sequence MTHECLSGGAPEQPPSLSAVGDLAMQVVSVLSARQAESQRGAVRPYISSLLDKRIVARGPFNATDMLEELRGFHLGDDAIINDYIPVSARRIGEKWVASELGFADVTIATVRLQSLLTEVAYSDTSLCPISDVPLHVLMVIPESDQHTLGGFVAAAQLRRRGASVDVMCGEKEDEVVAHCASGSFDAVMFSCSKAGALDSIGQIVKQTRLRLSRRPVFALGGIVLNYIANVQRLTGVDLVAQDVETVVTYCEQRSILSPKQAVR, from the coding sequence ATGACACATGAATGTCTGAGTGGAGGAGCACCGGAACAGCCCCCATCACTGTCGGCTGTGGGCGATTTGGCGATGCAGGTCGTGTCGGTGCTGAGCGCAAGACAGGCCGAAAGTCAGCGGGGCGCGGTGAGGCCCTATATAAGTAGTCTTCTCGACAAGCGAATCGTGGCCCGTGGCCCCTTCAACGCGACCGATATGCTGGAGGAGCTGAGAGGATTTCACCTTGGTGACGATGCGATCATAAACGACTACATCCCGGTCTCGGCCCGTCGGATCGGAGAGAAATGGGTGGCAAGCGAGCTTGGTTTTGCCGATGTCACGATCGCAACGGTGCGTCTTCAGAGCCTTTTGACAGAAGTGGCCTATTCGGACACGTCGCTTTGCCCGATCTCGGATGTTCCCCTGCACGTGCTGATGGTGATTCCCGAAAGCGATCAGCATACATTGGGCGGGTTCGTCGCGGCGGCCCAGTTGCGCCGAAGGGGTGCCAGTGTTGACGTCATGTGCGGTGAAAAAGAAGACGAAGTTGTCGCGCATTGTGCAAGCGGATCCTTCGATGCGGTGATGTTCAGTTGTTCGAAAGCCGGTGCCCTTGATTCTATTGGTCAAATTGTTAAACAAACGAGACTACGGCTGTCCCGCCGTCCGGTATTTGCCTTGGGCGGGATCGTTCTTAACTATATTGCGAATGTCCAAAGGCTGACGGGTGTCGATCTGGTAGCTCAGGATGTAGAGACGGTGGTCACCTATTGCGAGCAACGTTCGATACTGAGCCCGAAGCAGGCGGTGAGATGA
- the bchF gene encoding 2-vinyl bacteriochlorophyllide hydratase: MPDHVHAKTVPPGLYTPEERQRRDRTIWTPIQGVLAPLQFIAFAISVFLVMRYLWTGEGYVAATWSILIKTAFLYIIMVTGAIWEKVVFGQYLFAPAFFWEDVFSFVVIALHTAYIWALWTGALDSQGQMLIALAAYAAYVINAGQFVLKLRAARLQAAATEVPA; this comes from the coding sequence TTGCCAGACCACGTTCACGCCAAGACTGTGCCGCCGGGACTATACACCCCCGAAGAGCGCCAGCGCCGTGATCGCACCATCTGGACGCCGATCCAGGGCGTTCTCGCGCCCTTGCAATTCATCGCTTTTGCCATCTCGGTCTTTCTGGTGATGCGCTATCTCTGGACCGGCGAAGGATACGTCGCCGCAACCTGGTCGATCCTGATCAAGACCGCCTTTCTTTACATCATCATGGTGACCGGTGCGATCTGGGAGAAGGTGGTCTTCGGCCAGTATCTCTTTGCTCCGGCCTTCTTCTGGGAAGATGTGTTCAGCTTTGTCGTGATCGCGCTGCACACCGCTTATATATGGGCGCTCTGGACCGGCGCGCTCGACAGCCAGGGCCAGATGCTCATCGCCCTCGCCGCCTATGCGGCCTACGTGATCAATGCCGGTCAATTTGTCCTGAAACTGCGCGCCGCCCGCTTGCAGGCCGCCGCGACGGAGGTGCCGGCATGA
- a CDS encoding ferredoxin:protochlorophyllide reductase (ATP-dependent) subunit N, whose amino-acid sequence MNDLSPLPQSGCGNTPILKERGQREVFCGLTGIIWLHRKMQDAFFLVVGSRTCAHLLQSAAGVMIFAEPRFGTAILEETDLAGLADAQEELDREVDRLLARRTDIKQLFLVGSCPSEVIKLDLQRAAERLTERYAPSVRVLNFSGSGIETTFTQGEDACLASMVPVLPGTDTRELVLVGALPDVVEEQAVSLLSDMGIGPIRVLPAPRADSDLAIGENTVFALTQPFLGDTHAALERRGARHIPAPFPFGEEGTTAWLRAIASEFGVDEETFARVTDAPRARARKAIAQASEVLRGKSIFFFPDSQLEIPLARFLTRECGMEAIEVGAPFIHKGLVGPDLDLLAAGPVISEGQDVDLQLDRCRTARPDLTVCGLGLANPLEAEGLATKWAIELVFTPVHFYEQAGDLAGLFSRPLRRSNLLQLDQAPSSKSGGVRAAPHAGRP is encoded by the coding sequence ATGAACGACCTCTCCCCCCTGCCCCAATCCGGCTGCGGAAACACGCCAATCCTGAAAGAGCGCGGCCAGCGCGAAGTGTTCTGCGGGCTGACAGGCATCATCTGGCTGCACCGCAAGATGCAGGATGCGTTTTTCCTGGTGGTGGGCTCAAGGACCTGCGCGCATCTGCTGCAATCGGCCGCCGGCGTGATGATCTTTGCCGAACCGCGTTTTGGCACCGCGATCCTTGAGGAAACCGACCTGGCCGGCCTTGCCGATGCGCAGGAAGAGCTGGACCGCGAGGTGGACCGCCTCCTTGCCCGCCGGACAGATATCAAACAGCTTTTCCTGGTGGGCTCCTGCCCGTCGGAAGTCATCAAACTCGACCTGCAGCGCGCTGCCGAACGGCTGACCGAGCGCTATGCGCCTTCGGTTCGGGTGCTGAACTTCTCCGGCTCGGGGATCGAGACGACGTTTACGCAGGGCGAGGATGCCTGCCTGGCCTCCATGGTGCCGGTCCTGCCGGGCACAGACACGCGAGAGCTTGTTCTGGTCGGCGCCCTGCCGGATGTGGTGGAGGAGCAAGCCGTCTCGCTGCTGAGCGATATGGGCATCGGCCCCATCCGCGTTCTGCCGGCCCCGCGCGCTGACAGTGATCTGGCCATTGGCGAAAACACCGTCTTTGCGCTGACCCAACCCTTCCTGGGCGACACCCATGCCGCATTGGAGCGTCGGGGCGCACGCCATATCCCGGCGCCCTTCCCGTTCGGCGAGGAAGGCACCACGGCCTGGCTGCGCGCCATCGCGAGCGAATTCGGCGTGGATGAAGAAACCTTTGCCCGCGTGACAGATGCGCCCCGCGCGCGGGCGCGCAAAGCCATCGCACAGGCCTCCGAAGTGTTGCGGGGGAAATCAATCTTCTTTTTCCCCGACAGCCAGCTTGAGATTCCGCTGGCGCGGTTCCTGACCCGCGAATGCGGGATGGAAGCCATCGAAGTCGGCGCGCCCTTTATCCACAAGGGGCTCGTCGGTCCCGACCTGGACCTCCTCGCCGCGGGGCCGGTGATCTCGGAAGGCCAGGACGTGGATCTGCAGCTCGACCGCTGCCGCACGGCCCGCCCCGACCTCACCGTTTGCGGGCTGGGCCTTGCCAATCCGCTGGAGGCGGAGGGCCTTGCCACCAAATGGGCCATCGAACTGGTCTTCACCCCGGTTCATTTCTACGAACAGGCCGGTGATCTGGCGGGTCTCTTCTCCCGCCCGCTGCGCCGTTCCAACCTTCTTCAACTCGACCAGGCCCCCTCTTCAAAATCCGGAGGTGTGAGGGCTGCCCCCCACGCAGGTCGCCCATGA
- a CDS encoding DUF2087 domain-containing protein — translation MTKTPIPLHAEDLTVFTRALAKQLGPQRPSHLTLMNMIARAAGYQNVQHMRSASAAEMRMATRQDEPPADARLVERTLYQFDEGGRLRQWPAKRAVQNLALWGLWATLPANAVLKEKDINAHLAKEHLFQDAATLRRTMISCGLMSRKTDGTDYVRIEQKPTADAKAVIQVLSMRRRARLLKAPTRDA, via the coding sequence ATGACAAAAACACCCATTCCCTTGCACGCTGAGGATCTGACCGTTTTCACACGGGCACTGGCAAAGCAGCTCGGCCCGCAGCGGCCCTCTCATCTGACCCTGATGAACATGATTGCCCGTGCGGCGGGGTATCAGAATGTGCAGCACATGCGATCCGCCTCGGCGGCAGAGATGCGTATGGCCACACGACAGGATGAGCCGCCCGCGGATGCCCGTTTGGTGGAACGCACGCTTTACCAATTCGATGAAGGCGGGCGATTGCGGCAATGGCCCGCCAAGCGCGCCGTCCAGAACCTTGCACTTTGGGGGCTTTGGGCGACATTGCCCGCCAATGCGGTCCTCAAAGAGAAGGACATCAACGCACATCTCGCAAAGGAACATCTGTTCCAGGACGCGGCAACATTGCGGCGCACGATGATTTCCTGCGGCTTGATGTCCCGAAAGACGGACGGCACGGATTACGTGAGGATCGAACAGAAACCCACAGCTGATGCGAAGGCCGTTATCCAGGTGCTGAGCATGCGGCGGCGGGCCCGTCTGTTGAAGGCGCCCACGCGGGATGCCTAG
- a CDS encoding ABC transporter substrate-binding protein — MTRHFTRLATASAFALMAGMTAVQAKTDITVAMQLEPPHLDPTSAAAGAIDSVLYSNVFEGLTRFMADGSVVPGLAESWEISDDGTVYTFKLREGVTFHDGSAMDGEDVKFSLDRARAEDSVNAQKPLFEGITDVTVVDPLTVQVTLAEPNGNFLFNMAWGDAVIVAPESIEGIKQTPVGTGAFTFAEWVQGDRIDLTRNADYWGEAPALENVTFKFISDPTAAFAAVMAEDVDVFTGFPAPENLPQFEADPRFQVLVGSTEGETILSTNNKQPPFDNLKVRQALAHAIDRQAIIDGAMFGYGTPIGTHFAPHNPAYVDLTGQSAYDPDKARALLAEAGFADGFETTLHLPPPSYARRGGEIIAAQLAEVGIRAQITNVEWAQWLETVFRGKDFGLTIVSHTEPMDIGIYARPDYYFQYDNPEFQDLMTTLNGTTDPEERTALMQQAQTIIADDYVNGYLFQLANPVVAKAGVQGLWANAPTQATDLTGVSWAE; from the coding sequence ATGACACGACACTTCACGCGTCTCGCCACAGCGAGCGCCTTCGCGTTGATGGCCGGCATGACCGCGGTGCAGGCCAAGACCGATATCACCGTGGCCATGCAGCTTGAACCGCCGCATCTGGATCCGACAAGTGCCGCCGCAGGCGCCATCGACAGTGTGCTTTATTCCAATGTGTTCGAGGGGCTGACCCGCTTCATGGCGGATGGATCGGTCGTGCCGGGTCTGGCCGAAAGCTGGGAAATCTCGGATGACGGCACGGTCTATACGTTCAAACTGCGCGAGGGCGTGACCTTTCACGACGGCAGCGCGATGGACGGGGAGGACGTGAAATTCAGCCTCGACCGCGCGCGGGCGGAGGACAGCGTGAATGCGCAGAAACCTTTGTTCGAGGGGATCACCGATGTCACGGTCGTCGATCCGCTGACCGTGCAGGTCACGCTGGCCGAACCCAACGGCAATTTCCTTTTCAACATGGCATGGGGCGACGCGGTGATCGTGGCGCCCGAAAGCATCGAGGGGATCAAGCAGACCCCGGTGGGTACGGGCGCCTTCACCTTTGCCGAATGGGTGCAGGGAGACAGGATCGACCTGACGCGCAATGCAGATTATTGGGGTGAGGCGCCCGCGTTGGAAAATGTGACGTTCAAGTTCATCTCCGACCCCACCGCCGCCTTTGCCGCAGTGATGGCGGAGGATGTGGACGTCTTCACCGGTTTTCCCGCCCCGGAAAATCTGCCGCAATTCGAGGCCGATCCGCGCTTTCAGGTCCTTGTCGGCTCGACCGAGGGTGAAACGATCCTGAGCACCAACAACAAGCAGCCGCCATTCGACAATCTGAAGGTCCGTCAGGCGCTGGCCCATGCCATCGACCGGCAGGCGATCATCGACGGGGCGATGTTCGGCTATGGCACGCCCATCGGCACGCATTTCGCGCCGCACAATCCGGCCTATGTCGATCTGACCGGCCAATCCGCCTATGACCCGGACAAGGCCCGCGCGCTTCTGGCCGAAGCGGGCTTTGCCGACGGGTTCGAGACGACGCTGCACCTGCCGCCGCCCTCATATGCGCGGCGCGGGGGAGAAATCATCGCGGCGCAACTGGCGGAGGTGGGTATCCGCGCTCAGATCACCAATGTCGAATGGGCGCAGTGGCTTGAGACGGTCTTTCGCGGCAAGGATTTCGGTCTGACCATCGTCAGCCATACCGAGCCGATGGATATCGGGATCTACGCAAGGCCGGATTACTATTTCCAGTACGACAACCCGGAATTCCAGGACCTGATGACGACGCTCAACGGGACCACGGACCCGGAGGAGCGGACAGCGCTGATGCAGCAGGCCCAGACCATTATCGCGGATGACTATGTGAACGGCTATCTCTTCCAGCTTGCCAATCCGGTGGTGGCCAAGGCCGGCGTGCAGGGTCTTTGGGCCAATGCACCAACACAGGCGACGGATCTGACCGGGGTAAGCTGGGCAGAGTGA
- a CDS encoding CaiB/BaiF CoA-transferase family protein, translating to MLDRNGPLKGLRVVEMAGLGPAPFGCMMLADMGAEVMRIARPGQGPLFGLEQKHNLYDRSRRSLVLDLRQPEDHAQAVELIDRAEVLVEGYRPGVMERLDLGPEEMRARNPALVYARMTGWGQDGPLKNRAGHDLTYMAITGTLWSIGPAGTPPPPPQNIIADLAGGGMMLVAGVLAAVLSARQSGQGQVVDVAMSDGAALMMVMQYGLKAGGAWNDAMRGGNLLNGGSAWYQCYETQCGGYVALGAIEPQFFATLLDHIGQSDNPVFGKQYDPAAQAPMQAALREMFLTKSREEWAQILEEVDACCAPVLSMTEAPDHPHNRARGTFVETDGILQPGPCPRFSGTPTDPPTHGDAGHVTAQEVLARWGG from the coding sequence ATGCTGGACCGGAATGGACCGCTGAAAGGCCTGCGGGTGGTGGAGATGGCAGGGCTCGGCCCCGCGCCCTTCGGTTGCATGATGCTCGCCGATATGGGGGCAGAGGTGATGCGTATTGCGCGCCCGGGTCAGGGCCCGCTCTTTGGGCTGGAGCAAAAGCATAACCTCTACGACCGCTCGCGCCGCTCTTTGGTGCTGGATCTGCGCCAGCCCGAAGATCACGCACAAGCCGTGGAGCTGATCGACCGGGCCGAGGTTCTGGTCGAAGGCTATCGTCCGGGCGTGATGGAGCGGCTGGACCTCGGACCAGAGGAGATGCGTGCGCGCAACCCGGCCTTGGTCTACGCACGGATGACCGGCTGGGGTCAGGACGGCCCGCTTAAGAATCGTGCGGGGCATGATCTGACCTATATGGCGATCACCGGGACGCTCTGGTCCATCGGCCCCGCAGGCACCCCGCCCCCGCCGCCGCAGAACATCATCGCCGATCTGGCGGGCGGCGGCATGATGCTTGTGGCAGGCGTTCTGGCCGCGGTTCTGTCGGCGCGGCAAAGCGGTCAGGGTCAGGTCGTCGATGTGGCGATGTCGGACGGCGCGGCCTTGATGATGGTGATGCAATACGGTCTGAAAGCCGGAGGCGCCTGGAATGACGCCATGCGCGGCGGCAATCTGCTGAATGGCGGATCGGCCTGGTATCAATGCTATGAGACGCAATGCGGCGGCTATGTCGCCCTTGGCGCGATCGAACCGCAATTCTTTGCAACACTTCTGGATCATATCGGCCAGTCCGATAATCCGGTCTTTGGCAAGCAATACGACCCTGCCGCCCAGGCGCCCATGCAGGCAGCCTTGCGCGAGATGTTCCTTACGAAATCGCGTGAGGAGTGGGCCCAAATTCTGGAAGAGGTCGATGCCTGCTGCGCGCCGGTCCTGTCGATGACCGAAGCGCCGGACCATCCGCATAACCGCGCGCGCGGCACGTTTGTCGAAACCGACGGCATCCTGCAGCCCGGCCCCTGCCCCCGCTTTTCGGGCACCCCAACCGATCCGCCGACCCATGGCGATGCAGGCCATGTGACAGCACAGGAGGTGCTTGCACGCTGGGGCGGATAA
- a CDS encoding UTRA domain-containing protein gives MTQSWQAIRAEAERRMSVGEWRPGDFIPSEADLATEFRCSRATVNRALQSLAADGLLERRRRAGTKVASLPVKHAAFRVPLLRAEIEETGARYRHMLLDQRTEPANLEVQRRMRLTEARDLLHLKTLHLADDQPYCLEDRWINPTALPGLHQIDFAAMSANEVLLRQVPLSTGEMVLSATAATAEDAERLGTTAGAALFELQRSTWDGDRPVTAVRLLFPPGYRMRSAV, from the coding sequence ATGACGCAAAGCTGGCAGGCGATCCGCGCCGAAGCCGAACGCCGCATGAGCGTTGGAGAGTGGCGGCCCGGCGATTTCATCCCCTCAGAGGCGGATCTTGCGACCGAATTTCGATGCTCCCGCGCGACCGTGAACCGCGCGCTTCAATCCCTTGCCGCCGACGGCCTGTTGGAGCGGCGGCGGCGCGCTGGCACAAAGGTGGCCTCCCTCCCGGTCAAACATGCGGCGTTTCGCGTGCCGCTTCTGCGCGCGGAGATCGAAGAAACCGGCGCGCGCTACCGCCATATGCTGCTGGATCAGCGGACAGAGCCCGCGAACCTGGAAGTGCAGCGGCGGATGCGGCTGACCGAAGCCCGTGATCTTCTGCACCTCAAGACCCTGCATCTGGCGGATGATCAGCCCTACTGCCTTGAAGATCGCTGGATCAATCCGACCGCCCTGCCCGGCCTGCACCAGATCGATTTCGCCGCGATGTCGGCTAATGAGGTTCTGTTGCGACAGGTCCCCCTCTCGACCGGAGAGATGGTGCTGTCTGCCACAGCCGCCACCGCCGAAGATGCGGAGAGGCTGGGCACAACAGCCGGCGCCGCCCTTTTTGAGCTGCAGCGCAGCACCTGGGATGGGGACCGGCCTGTGACTGCGGTGCGCCTGCTTTTCCCCCCCGGATACAGGATGCGCAGCGCGGTGTGA
- the bchB gene encoding ferredoxin:protochlorophyllide reductase (ATP-dependent) subunit B has translation MKLTVWTYEGPPHVGAMRVATGMKGLHYVLHAPQGDTYADLLFTMIERRDHRPPVTYTTFQARDLGSDTANLFKTACQDAYDRFKPEAIIVGASCTAELIQDDPGGMAETMGIPVPTIPLELPSYQRKENFGADETFFQIVRTLAKPMERTKRVTANLIGPTALGFRHRDDITEITGLLSDMGIEVNVVAPMTSTPSDIARLGAAHFNVLMYPETAETAARWMERELGQPYTKVVPIGVGATRDFVTEVAEITGLTPYLDESRLRLPWYSKSVDSTYLTGKRVFLFGDGTHVKAAARVARDEMGFEVVGLGCYNREMARDIRKVAKAFGVEATITDDYLEVEQVIEKLQPEMILGTQMERHIGKRLGIPCAVISAPVHVQDFPARYSPQMGIEGANVLFDTWVHPLVMGLEEHLLHMFREDFEFHDAAGPSHHGGHARKPDVEGGPAPQPAASPRDISDPKKQGNDANVIWLADAEKELKKIPFFVRGKARRNTETFAMERGVSEISVDTLYEAKAHYAR, from the coding sequence ATGAAACTCACCGTCTGGACATATGAAGGCCCGCCCCATGTCGGCGCCATGCGCGTCGCCACCGGCATGAAGGGTCTGCACTACGTGCTGCACGCCCCGCAGGGCGACACCTATGCCGATCTGCTCTTTACCATGATAGAGCGGCGTGATCACCGCCCGCCGGTCACCTACACGACCTTTCAGGCGCGTGATCTGGGCAGCGACACGGCAAACCTCTTCAAAACCGCCTGCCAGGATGCCTATGACCGCTTCAAGCCCGAAGCCATCATCGTCGGTGCCTCCTGCACGGCCGAGCTGATCCAGGACGATCCGGGCGGCATGGCCGAAACGATGGGCATCCCCGTCCCAACGATTCCGCTGGAACTGCCCTCCTACCAGCGGAAAGAGAATTTCGGCGCCGACGAGACCTTTTTCCAGATCGTGCGCACGCTCGCCAAGCCGATGGAGCGGACAAAGCGGGTTACCGCGAACCTGATCGGCCCGACGGCCCTCGGCTTCCGGCACCGTGACGACATCACCGAGATCACCGGACTTCTGTCCGATATGGGCATCGAGGTGAACGTGGTCGCGCCCATGACCTCCACGCCGTCGGACATCGCCCGGCTGGGGGCTGCGCATTTCAACGTGCTGATGTATCCCGAAACCGCCGAGACCGCAGCGCGCTGGATGGAGCGGGAGCTGGGCCAGCCCTACACCAAGGTCGTGCCCATCGGTGTCGGCGCCACCCGCGATTTCGTGACCGAAGTGGCTGAGATCACCGGCCTGACCCCCTATCTCGACGAAAGCCGCCTGCGCCTGCCCTGGTATTCGAAATCCGTGGACAGCACGTATCTGACCGGCAAGCGGGTGTTCCTCTTCGGCGACGGTACGCATGTGAAAGCCGCCGCCCGGGTCGCTCGCGACGAGATGGGCTTCGAAGTGGTGGGCCTGGGCTGCTACAACCGCGAAATGGCCCGCGACATCCGCAAGGTGGCCAAGGCGTTCGGCGTCGAAGCGACGATCACCGACGATTACCTCGAGGTCGAACAGGTGATCGAAAAGCTCCAGCCCGAGATGATCCTGGGCACCCAGATGGAGCGGCATATCGGCAAGCGCCTGGGCATTCCCTGCGCGGTGATCTCTGCCCCCGTCCATGTGCAGGATTTCCCGGCGCGGTATTCGCCGCAGATGGGAATCGAAGGGGCAAATGTGCTCTTCGACACCTGGGTGCATCCGCTGGTGATGGGGCTGGAAGAGCATCTGCTGCACATGTTCCGAGAGGATTTCGAGTTTCACGATGCGGCCGGTCCGTCTCATCACGGCGGTCATGCGCGCAAACCGGATGTCGAGGGGGGGCCAGCCCCCCAGCCTGCGGCTTCCCCCCGGGATATTTCGGACCCAAAGAAGCAGGGGAACGATGCCAATGTGATCTGGCTTGCAGATGCGGAGAAGGAGCTCAAGAAGATCCCCTTCTTCGTGCGCGGCAAGGCGCGGCGCAACACCGAGACCTTCGCGATGGAGCGCGGTGTGAGCGAGATTTCCGTCGATACACTCTACGAAGCGAAGGCTCATTATGCGCGATGA
- the ppsR gene encoding transcriptional regulator PpsR — protein sequence MNTRGSTFWSSGAVPLVEPETLSSIIAAASDVALVVSSDQKILSVLLNAHDESYGNLDHWEGRQIEEFLSDESVPKFKDAHAVFLSGSDLKKQLELNHTDNAAWEFPIRYTFHRIGKEDTVLMLGRDLRPIAETQQQLVQAQIALEKGYEARREFDARYRVLLASTRDAILFVSVRDGRIRDINDPAAVLLGGSKDQLTGSLLSQAVHDRGSGELMESLLNASMADKDGFILLQTQNGRRSVKVTPSVFRAAGERVVICRIEAEGADQAVDDQLTTNMSSLYRDSSDALLFTDEKGVIASANDSFLELIDAAHLADVRGRSLGDFLSRGQIDLSMLIENSKRGGQMRIYSTKLVNDFGSKLSAEISTTYLSDAAHPAIAFIIRDVSRVEAVRQNAAPGPDEASRNVMELVGSATLKEIVSETTDVVEKMCIETAVNLTRNNRVAAADMLGLSRQSLYVKLRKYGLLNKEKDR from the coding sequence ATGAATACCCGCGGCTCCACGTTCTGGAGCAGCGGAGCTGTTCCATTGGTCGAGCCGGAAACCCTCAGCAGCATCATCGCAGCCGCCTCCGATGTCGCGTTGGTCGTATCGTCTGATCAAAAGATCCTGTCGGTGCTTCTGAATGCGCATGACGAAAGCTATGGAAATCTGGACCATTGGGAAGGGCGCCAGATCGAAGAGTTCCTGTCGGATGAAAGCGTGCCCAAGTTCAAGGACGCGCATGCGGTCTTTCTGTCGGGCTCGGACCTCAAGAAACAGCTTGAGCTGAACCATACCGACAATGCGGCCTGGGAATTCCCGATTCGCTATACGTTCCACCGCATCGGCAAGGAAGACACGGTGCTGATGCTGGGCCGGGACCTGCGCCCGATTGCCGAAACGCAGCAGCAGTTGGTCCAGGCGCAGATTGCGCTGGAAAAGGGGTATGAAGCGCGCCGGGAATTCGACGCGCGCTATCGCGTGTTGCTGGCCAGCACCCGAGATGCGATTCTGTTCGTATCGGTCCGGGACGGACGGATCCGCGACATCAACGATCCGGCTGCAGTGCTTCTAGGCGGCAGCAAGGATCAACTGACCGGGTCGCTTCTGTCTCAGGCGGTGCATGATCGTGGATCCGGCGAACTGATGGAGAGCCTTTTGAACGCCTCCATGGCTGACAAAGACGGATTTATCCTGTTGCAAACCCAGAACGGGCGCCGATCGGTGAAAGTCACACCATCGGTGTTCCGCGCCGCCGGAGAGCGGGTGGTCATCTGCCGGATCGAAGCGGAAGGCGCGGATCAGGCGGTCGACGATCAGTTGACGACGAATATGTCATCGCTTTACCGCGACAGCAGCGATGCGTTGCTCTTTACCGACGAAAAGGGCGTGATCGCGTCGGCCAATGACAGTTTCCTTGAGTTGATCGACGCGGCGCATCTGGCCGATGTGCGCGGGCGCAGCCTGGGGGATTTCCTCAGCCGCGGACAGATCGATCTCAGCATGCTGATCGAGAATTCAAAGCGTGGCGGGCAGATGCGGATCTACTCTACCAAGCTGGTGAACGATTTCGGGTCCAAGCTCTCGGCGGAGATTTCGACGACCTATCTCAGCGATGCGGCCCATCCCGCCATCGCCTTCATCATCCGCGATGTCAGCCGTGTCGAAGCGGTGCGCCAGAACGCGGCCCCCGGCCCGGACGAGGCCAGCCGCAACGTGATGGAGCTGGTGGGCTCGGCCACCCTGAAGGAGATCGTGTCGGAGACCACGGATGTGGTCGAAAAGATGTGTATCGAAACGGCGGTGAACCTGACGCGCAACAACCGCGTCGCCGCGGCGGATATGCTGGGGCTGTCGCGTCAAAGCCTTTATGTGAAGTTGCGCAAATACGGCCTTCTGAACAAGGAAAAGGATCGCTAA